A genomic segment from uncultured Desulfuromonas sp. encodes:
- a CDS encoding formate/nitrite transporter family protein, translating to MADFIPPQELTQSLIPWGTQKARRTAVDLLVLGFLAGVYIGFAAHLATVVATGDFAWVGMKKLAMGAVFSVGLMLVVIPGSELWTGNTLMSVALFQRQITWKAMFRNWLLVYVGNLIGSVFLAWMIAGQTGILDGPFGVTALKIAVGKVSQPIAGSSHLWAYFWRAVGCNWLVCLAVLLAMAAKDIGGKILGIFFPIMAFVASGFEHAIANMYFIPAGIFSRQWPNVQAMVDMNSDHVAHLSWTSMWLDNLLVVTLGNFVGGFIFVGGLYWFVYIRSHTSQDAQ from the coding sequence ATGGCAGACTTCATCCCACCTCAGGAATTAACGCAATCGCTCATTCCGTGGGGGACCCAGAAAGCACGACGCACGGCTGTCGATCTTCTTGTCCTTGGCTTTCTGGCCGGTGTCTATATCGGTTTTGCCGCCCATCTGGCAACGGTGGTCGCGACAGGTGACTTTGCCTGGGTGGGCATGAAAAAACTGGCCATGGGTGCCGTGTTCAGCGTCGGTCTGATGCTGGTTGTCATTCCCGGATCAGAGTTATGGACCGGTAACACCCTGATGAGTGTGGCCCTGTTTCAGCGACAAATTACCTGGAAGGCCATGTTCCGCAACTGGCTGCTGGTCTATGTCGGCAACCTGATCGGCTCGGTATTTCTCGCCTGGATGATTGCCGGCCAAACCGGGATTCTCGATGGACCGTTCGGCGTGACCGCATTGAAAATCGCCGTCGGAAAAGTCTCTCAACCGATTGCCGGCAGCTCTCATCTCTGGGCCTATTTTTGGCGTGCTGTAGGCTGCAACTGGCTGGTGTGCCTGGCTGTTCTTCTGGCCATGGCGGCCAAAGATATCGGTGGAAAAATTCTCGGTATTTTCTTCCCCATTATGGCGTTCGTTGCGTCCGGGTTTGAGCACGCCATTGCCAATATGTACTTTATTCCTGCTGGAATTTTTTCCCGCCAATGGCCTAACGTTCAGGCCATGGTTGACATGAACTCGGATCACGTAGCCCACTTGAGCTGGACGAGCATGTGGCTGGATAATCTGCTGGTTGTCACGCTGGGAAACTTTGTCGGCGGGTTTATCTTTGTCGGTGGGCTCTACTGGTTCGTTTATATCCGCAGTCATACATCCCAAGACGCACAGTAA
- a CDS encoding lytic murein transglycosylase, with translation MFSTKAVLLAVVLLTLNVFAPRPAISAVCSSKFSTWLEELRVEAQASGISTTTLDKALSSICEPQKKVIHHDRNQPEQKKSLAQYLQGKINPTRVKHGRNMLQRYPTWLSRIEQRYGVPRRYLVALWGIETHYGDYPGNFPVIQSLATLAYDSRRSAYFRKELLSALKILDDGHVSLARMKGSWAGAMGQCQFMPSSFYHYGVDGNHDGRIDIWATIPDIFASMANYLEQARWQTGESWGRQVTIPQELDQQLVGLNTRLSLTQWSQYGIRQINKKALPSSELKASLLLPDGATGPAYLVYDNFRALLRWNRSHRFAIAVGTLADKLVE, from the coding sequence ATGTTTTCTACAAAAGCAGTCCTGCTGGCTGTTGTCCTATTGACATTGAATGTATTCGCCCCACGGCCAGCGATATCCGCTGTGTGTAGCTCAAAATTTTCGACATGGCTTGAGGAGCTACGTGTCGAAGCTCAGGCGTCAGGAATCTCGACAACAACCCTGGACAAAGCGCTATCCAGCATTTGCGAGCCTCAAAAGAAAGTGATTCACCATGACCGCAACCAGCCGGAACAAAAGAAATCCCTGGCTCAGTATCTTCAAGGAAAAATCAATCCCACCCGGGTCAAGCACGGACGGAACATGCTCCAACGCTATCCGACTTGGTTGAGCCGTATTGAACAACGCTACGGCGTGCCGCGCCGTTATCTTGTTGCCTTGTGGGGCATTGAGACCCACTACGGAGACTATCCCGGCAATTTTCCGGTCATTCAGTCTTTGGCAACACTGGCTTACGATTCCCGCCGTAGTGCCTATTTTCGCAAGGAACTGTTGAGTGCTCTGAAAATCCTTGATGATGGCCACGTTTCGCTGGCACGAATGAAAGGCTCGTGGGCCGGAGCCATGGGGCAATGTCAATTTATGCCGTCATCATTTTATCATTATGGGGTGGATGGCAATCACGACGGCCGCATCGATATCTGGGCGACCATTCCCGATATTTTCGCTTCTATGGCCAATTATCTGGAGCAGGCACGATGGCAGACAGGAGAATCCTGGGGTCGTCAGGTGACCATCCCTCAGGAACTGGATCAACAACTGGTCGGCCTTAATACACGCTTATCTCTGACGCAATGGAGCCAGTACGGCATACGTCAAATCAACAAAAAGGCACTCCCTTCATCTGAGCTCAAAGCGTCCCTTCTCCTCCCAGACGGCGCAACCGGACCGGCCTATCTGGTCTATGACAACTTTCGTGCGCTATTGAGGTGGAACCGTTCCCACCGCTTTGCCATTGCCGTTGGTACGTTGGCAGACAAACTCGTTGAATAA
- a CDS encoding protein phosphatase 2C domain-containing protein — protein MNLHIDTLWHQGSGLFNEDRVVIENNLFGVFDGASSLVKNLYQEKSGAWWAAEVAAREFACNDDDLLNLARRSNRRLRAKMEQHGVDVEDKLQCWSTSAAVFRMLGDELEWVQAGDCLIMAIDHDGQSRLLTPYHNHDAETFRLWHQEPDESHQDVLQRLRPQIEQVRKRMNEDYGVLSGDERGESFFHHGRIAHDDFSHILAFSDGLFPPAKADESPDFDAIAACFLQHGLEGVGRWVRQQEKADPDCRTFPRFKPHDDMAAVAVSFLDKTN, from the coding sequence GTGAATTTGCACATCGATACATTATGGCATCAAGGCTCCGGTCTCTTTAACGAAGATCGGGTTGTGATTGAAAACAACCTGTTCGGCGTGTTTGATGGTGCGTCCAGTCTGGTTAAAAATCTTTATCAGGAAAAAAGTGGTGCTTGGTGGGCGGCAGAAGTCGCGGCCCGGGAGTTTGCCTGCAACGATGATGATCTGCTCAATCTTGCGCGTCGCTCCAACCGTCGTCTGCGGGCTAAGATGGAACAGCATGGTGTCGATGTCGAGGATAAATTGCAGTGCTGGAGCACCAGTGCCGCCGTTTTTCGTATGCTGGGGGATGAATTGGAATGGGTGCAGGCCGGAGATTGTTTGATCATGGCGATTGACCATGATGGCCAGAGCCGATTATTGACCCCATATCACAACCATGATGCCGAGACGTTCCGGCTTTGGCACCAGGAGCCGGATGAATCGCATCAGGATGTTCTACAGCGTCTGCGTCCCCAGATTGAGCAGGTTCGTAAGCGGATGAATGAAGATTATGGTGTTCTGTCCGGAGATGAACGAGGGGAGTCCTTTTTTCATCATGGTCGCATCGCCCATGATGACTTCAGCCATATTCTTGCTTTTAGTGATGGGCTGTTCCCTCCGGCAAAAGCTGACGAGTCGCCAGACTTTGATGCGATTGCCGCCTGTTTTCTGCAGCATGGGCTTGAAGGTGTTGGGCGCTGGGTGCGCCAGCAGGAAAAAGCTGATCCGGATTGCCGGACCTTTCCCCGTTTTAAACCTCACGATGATATGGCGGCAGTTGCTGTCTCTTTTCTGGATAAAACCAACTGA
- a CDS encoding glycosyltransferase family 4 protein codes for MKILHILSQIPSSTGSGIYLQATMHHAHRHGYSNFLLAGVPLDFDFFDHCSHLPCSAPELVRFGHDIDLPIIGMSDVMPYPSARFCDLNESQLLHYEAVFDQRLQQAVERWQPDLIHAHHLWLLTSLTRQRFPHIPLVASCHGSDLRQFHSCCHLQQQVLLGCRQIDAVCALNRGQKEQIVADYQIEPQRIHVVGAGFNDGLFHPPDPALKNSETLQIIYVGKLSRAKGVPWLLKALDQLPDEDWHFHLIGDGSGHEKEEIIALADRLGNRVTQYGSIRPDQLAEHLKAGHLFVLPSFFEGVPLVVLEALACGCRAITTNLPGIREVFADLTCDWLQRLELPEMISIDSPHPDGEEFFVRQLKESISAQLSAIRSDRCAEPPAAVREVLHHYDWRNTFQRIEQVYQLVLSRKETATAAISS; via the coding sequence GTGAAAATTCTCCACATCCTCAGTCAGATCCCCTCATCGACCGGCAGCGGTATCTATCTCCAGGCAACGATGCATCATGCCCATCGTCACGGGTACAGCAACTTTTTGCTTGCCGGAGTGCCACTGGATTTTGATTTTTTCGACCACTGCAGCCACTTACCCTGCAGCGCCCCGGAATTGGTGCGTTTTGGCCATGATATCGATTTGCCGATCATCGGCATGAGCGATGTCATGCCCTATCCGAGTGCCCGCTTCTGTGATCTGAATGAAAGCCAACTGTTACACTATGAAGCGGTTTTCGACCAGCGGCTGCAACAGGCGGTCGAACGTTGGCAACCGGACCTGATTCATGCCCACCATTTGTGGCTGCTGACCTCGCTCACGCGTCAGAGATTTCCTCACATCCCCCTGGTGGCCAGCTGTCATGGTTCGGATCTGCGCCAATTTCACAGTTGCTGCCATTTACAACAGCAGGTGCTGCTTGGCTGTCGCCAGATTGATGCGGTGTGTGCGCTCAATCGGGGGCAAAAAGAGCAAATCGTTGCTGACTATCAGATTGAGCCACAACGGATTCACGTTGTCGGTGCTGGCTTTAATGATGGTTTGTTTCACCCACCTGATCCAGCCCTGAAAAACAGCGAGACCCTCCAGATCATCTACGTCGGAAAACTGAGTCGCGCCAAGGGGGTGCCCTGGCTTCTCAAGGCACTGGATCAGTTACCTGACGAAGACTGGCATTTTCATCTGATCGGCGATGGCAGTGGTCACGAGAAAGAGGAGATTATCGCCCTTGCTGACAGGCTGGGCAATAGAGTGACGCAATATGGCAGTATCCGACCAGATCAACTGGCCGAGCACCTTAAAGCCGGACACCTGTTTGTCCTTCCGTCTTTTTTTGAAGGGGTCCCGTTGGTCGTGCTGGAAGCTCTGGCCTGTGGTTGTCGGGCGATAACCACCAACCTGCCGGGTATTCGTGAAGTGTTTGCCGATCTGACGTGCGACTGGTTACAGCGTCTTGAGTTACCTGAGATGATCAGTATCGACAGCCCGCATCCGGATGGAGAAGAGTTCTTTGTCAGACAATTGAAAGAATCGATTTCCGCCCAGCTCAGTGCCATCCGTTCCGATCGCTGCGCCGAACCACCCGCTGCGGTCAGAGAAGTTCTCCACCATTACGACTGGCGGAATACTTTTCAACGCATAGAGCAAGTCTATCAGTTGGTTTTATCCAGAAAAGAGACAGCAACTGCCGCCATATCATCGTGA
- a CDS encoding DUF4388 domain-containing protein encodes MRRQKEGMMMADAAEQLGFTGELPTVGLSDLLQMQNQNGFSGALSIQQGQNKGAIYFQHGEVVHAEYGRWRGLKAVYIMLGRGQGNFSCQTGLEPPRQTINASMSHLLLEGHRWLDELTDKEREVLFNDAPAERKMNRLVKKLLPIQGVEYAVLFDENGHPHEDDSNAGLRLAAQGDLMRNNGVELGKILGLGELRSGMFSGRGGHMLLLISNLKALLVTISGQKKPQGVEAAVRKTLMDH; translated from the coding sequence ATGCGTCGACAGAAGGAGGGGATGATGATGGCTGATGCTGCTGAGCAATTGGGGTTTACGGGAGAACTGCCCACTGTGGGGTTGTCTGACTTATTGCAGATGCAAAACCAGAACGGATTTTCCGGAGCCCTTTCCATTCAGCAAGGGCAAAACAAGGGAGCCATTTATTTTCAGCACGGAGAGGTTGTTCATGCTGAATACGGTCGTTGGCGCGGTTTGAAAGCGGTGTACATCATGCTAGGCCGCGGTCAGGGAAATTTTTCATGTCAAACCGGTCTTGAACCGCCGCGGCAGACGATCAATGCCAGTATGAGTCATCTCCTGCTCGAAGGACACCGTTGGTTGGATGAATTGACGGATAAAGAACGGGAGGTGTTGTTTAACGATGCACCCGCCGAGCGAAAAATGAATCGCCTGGTGAAAAAACTGTTGCCGATTCAGGGCGTCGAGTATGCGGTGTTATTTGATGAAAACGGTCATCCCCATGAAGACGACAGTAATGCGGGATTGCGTTTGGCGGCCCAGGGAGATTTGATGCGCAATAATGGGGTTGAATTGGGAAAAATCCTTGGGCTGGGTGAGTTACGCAGCGGCATGTTTAGCGGTCGTGGTGGTCATATGTTGCTGCTGATTTCCAATCTCAAGGCACTTCTGGTGACCATCAGCGGCCAGAAAAAACCTCAGGGTGTCGAAGCGGCTGTTCGTAAAACTCTCATGGATCATTAA
- a CDS encoding substrate-binding domain-containing protein, whose amino-acid sequence MAKKNTTTEDQNGSTELLQRLLKTSGVSGAVLCTREGEVVGHDLPHNFTRKDMIRLGKVMNQSRSGVVASLGKVETGDFRYADHRVLIYYFSKGEVLLLCETDVKPDEARQVVLQEKEAFDALMTGVLSQQRKEQTEEPQHELPTTQAVPQAAKKRWPMLVAVAVLLCVGIAFGSWWGGSESETRSVSVVAAEQSTAAVLEDPAAFEPQTILSLHGSNTIGAKLAPELAKKYLRKLGANRIWAKPGSEHDEQDIFGLVDGVDVLKIAIQAHGSTTSFQGLEGETCDIGMASRRIKDQEVVMLERFGDMRQAASEHVLAMDGIAVIVNPANQISALSMEQLAGLFSGQISDWGQIAASGLSGPVEVFARDEKSGTWDTFKNLILKARKLSLKDDATRIEDSRILTDQVVKKQNGIGFIGLPYIKPAKAIAVSEQGTAAVYPTPFTVATEDYPLARRLYLYSPALPDNDHTREFIEFSLSDLGQQVVDEVGFIKLTIEEQTVTLPESAPLDYAVATKGAQRLSVTFRFKSGSTDLDNRALRDLDRLVDFMHQGHNRYRSLMLFGFADNVGDAEVNQALSLERARQVASVLQSRGLIAKEVNGLGEALPVADNASASGREKNRRVEVWIVD is encoded by the coding sequence ATGGCAAAAAAAAATACGACGACAGAGGATCAGAACGGTTCCACTGAGCTTTTACAACGGTTGTTGAAAACGTCCGGTGTCAGTGGTGCGGTATTGTGCACCCGTGAAGGGGAAGTGGTCGGACACGATTTGCCGCATAATTTTACCCGCAAAGATATGATTCGCCTCGGCAAAGTGATGAATCAGAGTCGTAGCGGGGTGGTGGCGTCTCTTGGTAAAGTTGAAACAGGTGACTTTCGCTATGCGGATCATCGGGTGCTGATCTACTATTTTTCCAAAGGTGAGGTTCTGCTGCTTTGCGAAACGGATGTCAAGCCGGATGAAGCGCGCCAGGTCGTGCTTCAGGAAAAAGAGGCTTTTGATGCCTTAATGACCGGTGTGTTAAGTCAGCAACGTAAAGAACAGACTGAGGAGCCGCAACATGAGCTCCCCACCACACAGGCGGTGCCGCAGGCGGCCAAGAAACGCTGGCCGATGTTGGTCGCCGTTGCTGTGCTGCTGTGTGTCGGCATCGCTTTTGGTTCCTGGTGGGGTGGCTCGGAAAGCGAAACGCGTTCAGTATCGGTCGTGGCTGCTGAACAAAGTACGGCTGCAGTCCTTGAAGATCCGGCGGCTTTTGAACCGCAAACCATTCTCAGCTTACACGGCTCCAACACCATCGGCGCCAAACTTGCGCCGGAACTGGCCAAAAAATATCTACGCAAACTTGGCGCGAACCGCATCTGGGCCAAACCGGGCAGTGAGCACGATGAACAGGATATCTTCGGTCTCGTTGATGGTGTTGATGTATTGAAAATTGCTATTCAGGCGCATGGATCGACGACCTCCTTCCAGGGCTTGGAAGGCGAAACCTGTGACATCGGCATGGCGTCTCGCCGGATCAAGGATCAAGAGGTGGTCATGCTTGAACGCTTTGGTGATATGCGCCAGGCGGCGTCAGAGCATGTTCTGGCCATGGACGGCATTGCCGTGATTGTCAATCCGGCCAACCAGATCAGCGCACTGAGTATGGAACAGCTGGCTGGTTTGTTTTCCGGACAGATCAGTGATTGGGGCCAAATCGCCGCCAGCGGTTTGAGCGGTCCTGTTGAAGTCTTTGCCCGCGATGAAAAGTCTGGGACCTGGGATACGTTTAAAAACCTCATTCTCAAAGCGCGCAAACTCAGCTTAAAAGACGATGCGACACGCATTGAGGACAGCCGGATTCTGACGGATCAGGTGGTGAAAAAACAGAACGGTATCGGCTTTATCGGCCTGCCTTACATTAAACCGGCCAAGGCTATTGCCGTTTCAGAACAGGGTACCGCAGCGGTCTATCCGACACCATTCACTGTGGCCACCGAAGATTATCCGCTGGCCCGACGGCTTTATCTTTATTCACCGGCCTTGCCGGATAATGATCATACCCGTGAGTTTATCGAATTTTCCCTGAGTGACCTGGGCCAGCAAGTGGTGGACGAGGTCGGCTTTATCAAGCTGACCATCGAAGAGCAGACGGTGACTTTACCGGAATCCGCGCCGCTTGATTATGCTGTCGCAACCAAGGGGGCCCAACGGCTTTCCGTGACCTTTCGTTTTAAAAGCGGGAGTACCGATCTGGACAACCGTGCGTTACGTGACCTCGACCGCTTAGTCGATTTTATGCATCAGGGTCATAACCGTTATCGTTCATTGATGCTGTTTGGTTTTGCGGACAATGTCGGCGATGCCGAGGTCAATCAGGCGCTCTCTCTGGAGCGTGCCCGTCAGGTGGCGAGTGTCTTGCAAAGTCGTGGGCTGATCGCGAAAGAGGTCAACGGTCTCGGCGAAGCATTGCCCGTCGCAGATAATGCGTCTGCATCCGGACGCGAGAAAAATCGACGTGTTGAAGTCTGGATTGTGGACTGA
- a CDS encoding HD domain-containing phosphohydrolase produces MSKPINRRKRFRPTLRLTVVTIFVLATLLTAALAVGLQYYFSRSMVTTTAISRFDGLAASTGEFLKGIDRQAIQATRLLASYPGLIEQGWVDDQVQSLFAEFMHANPMFYSIYLGFDSNDFFELINLESGAVVRRQLKALPQDRWVIVTVRQQDGQRMKTYAYYDRDFHLRTRRVAPSDYNAVSRPWFVQAREDGVNKTAPYLFQILQAPGQTYSMRLKEGGAVIAVDITLNALSTYLASQHINGAGDIFLYQQKGELIASDLRDEHKKKIPAARPLAFTEDEQAVIARHPLLKVTNETDWAPIDFAVSGEPYGYSIDYLSLVSQLTGLQFEYVNGFSWLELVERFRREEIDLLQPTFLTPATESLGLFSEPFLTLPYALVTLPEKNTIHHIREMNGKIVAIPRGWSIIEVLRQNFPQISILEVASSREVLEAVSKHSADAGLDFAQILEYTARQYFLTGLSFHKEIRFDPVDFPHQLRIVVPQRHAALLPMINKAIAAITQEQKSALSARWFDRPPQVGMGIVPYKELVTLAQQPMQQRQLKRFDLNGEDSFVYVVPFAQNQPWQDYLAIVMPVDAVLAPALEKVTWSILFTAILLLVLLPTPWIFASPIVSPINALAHESEKIRHRRYDDLSIPDSHIKEIHDLGVAMKIMATSIRDYEANQKTLMDAFIQLIADAIDEKSPYTGEHCKRVPELAFMLAEKAEASTTAAFCDFAFDTEEQWREFRVGAWLHDCGKITTPEHIVDKGSKLELIYNRIHEIRTRFEVLWRDAEIRYWQCLHKDSEHQEKYLAELEAARRQLHEDFAFVASMNVGGEFLDEEKKQRLQQIAAVGWTRHFSERLGLSPGEESRLAGDETTLPCQETLLSDKPEHLIPRDHAVHYAEHLGIRMDIPQHRANQGELYNLLVERGTLTPEDRFRINEHIISTIRMLDALPFSQELERVPRYASTHHETLKGTGYPRRLMAEDLSIPERIMVLADIFEALTASDRPYKKAKSVSVAVEILYSMVEDEHVDRDVFELFLTSGVYRDYAQRFLSSEQIDGVDISRYVRASF; encoded by the coding sequence ATGTCCAAACCCATCAACCGCCGCAAGCGGTTTCGGCCCACACTGCGGTTAACCGTTGTGACGATTTTTGTCCTGGCGACTCTGTTGACAGCCGCCTTGGCGGTTGGCTTGCAGTATTATTTCAGTCGCAGCATGGTGACAACGACGGCAATCAGCCGTTTTGACGGATTGGCCGCCAGTACCGGTGAGTTTCTTAAAGGCATTGACCGGCAGGCCATTCAGGCGACGCGCCTGCTGGCCAGTTATCCGGGACTGATTGAACAGGGTTGGGTTGATGATCAGGTGCAGAGCCTTTTTGCAGAGTTCATGCACGCCAATCCGATGTTTTATTCCATTTATCTTGGCTTTGATAGCAACGACTTTTTTGAGCTGATCAACTTGGAGAGTGGTGCTGTTGTTCGCCGCCAACTCAAGGCTTTGCCTCAAGACCGCTGGGTGATTGTTACGGTTCGTCAGCAGGATGGGCAGCGTATGAAAACATACGCCTATTATGATCGTGACTTCCACTTACGCACTCGTCGTGTGGCACCGAGTGACTACAATGCCGTCAGTCGACCCTGGTTTGTCCAGGCGAGGGAGGATGGTGTCAATAAAACGGCCCCTTATCTCTTTCAAATTCTTCAAGCGCCCGGCCAGACCTATTCAATGCGGCTTAAAGAGGGTGGGGCGGTTATTGCTGTCGACATCACCTTAAATGCGTTATCGACCTATCTGGCCTCGCAACATATCAATGGCGCAGGGGATATTTTTCTTTATCAGCAAAAGGGAGAACTGATCGCCTCAGATCTTCGTGACGAGCATAAGAAAAAAATCCCGGCAGCAAGGCCTCTGGCATTCACTGAGGATGAGCAAGCTGTTATCGCACGACATCCACTCCTGAAAGTCACCAACGAAACCGATTGGGCACCGATCGACTTTGCGGTTTCAGGAGAGCCTTATGGCTATAGTATTGATTATCTCTCTCTTGTCTCTCAATTGACGGGGTTACAGTTTGAGTATGTCAACGGGTTCAGTTGGCTGGAGCTTGTTGAACGTTTTCGTCGTGAAGAGATTGATCTATTGCAACCAACGTTTCTTACGCCGGCGACAGAATCATTGGGACTGTTCTCCGAGCCGTTCCTCACCTTGCCTTATGCGTTGGTAACACTGCCCGAAAAGAACACTATTCACCACATTCGGGAGATGAACGGAAAGATTGTCGCCATTCCTCGCGGCTGGTCAATTATTGAAGTGCTGCGGCAGAACTTTCCACAAATCAGCATTCTGGAAGTGGCCTCAAGTCGTGAAGTCCTTGAGGCGGTGAGTAAACACAGTGCGGATGCCGGGCTCGATTTTGCTCAGATACTTGAGTACACGGCGCGGCAATATTTTTTAACCGGTTTATCCTTCCATAAGGAGATCCGTTTTGATCCGGTGGATTTCCCTCATCAGCTCCGGATTGTTGTTCCGCAACGTCATGCCGCCCTGTTGCCGATGATCAATAAGGCTATTGCTGCAATCACGCAGGAGCAGAAATCCGCTTTGTCTGCACGGTGGTTTGATCGACCACCTCAAGTCGGTATGGGCATTGTTCCCTATAAAGAATTAGTGACACTGGCACAGCAACCGATGCAACAGCGTCAGTTGAAGCGATTTGACCTGAACGGAGAAGATAGCTTTGTTTATGTCGTTCCCTTTGCCCAGAATCAACCGTGGCAGGATTATCTGGCAATTGTCATGCCGGTGGATGCCGTTCTGGCTCCAGCGTTGGAAAAAGTTACCTGGTCAATTTTGTTTACGGCGATCCTTTTGCTGGTTCTGTTACCGACACCATGGATTTTTGCCTCACCCATTGTCTCACCGATCAACGCGCTGGCGCACGAGAGTGAAAAAATTCGTCATCGTCGTTATGACGATCTGAGCATTCCAGACAGCCATATTAAGGAAATCCATGATCTCGGCGTTGCGATGAAGATCATGGCGACTTCAATTCGCGATTATGAAGCCAATCAGAAAACATTGATGGATGCGTTTATCCAACTGATTGCCGACGCCATTGATGAAAAATCACCGTATACCGGAGAGCATTGCAAGCGAGTACCTGAACTGGCGTTTATGCTGGCTGAAAAGGCCGAAGCAAGTACGACTGCGGCATTCTGTGATTTTGCTTTTGATACCGAAGAACAATGGCGGGAGTTTCGGGTCGGCGCCTGGTTGCACGATTGCGGCAAAATCACCACGCCCGAACATATTGTTGATAAAGGGTCCAAGCTGGAACTTATCTACAATCGTATTCATGAAATTCGAACACGTTTTGAAGTCCTGTGGCGTGACGCAGAAATTCGTTACTGGCAATGTCTGCACAAAGATTCCGAACACCAAGAGAAATACCTGGCTGAGTTGGAAGCCGCCCGGCGCCAATTGCATGAGGATTTTGCCTTTGTTGCCAGTATGAATGTCGGCGGGGAGTTTCTTGATGAGGAAAAGAAGCAGCGCTTGCAACAGATTGCCGCTGTTGGTTGGACCCGACATTTCAGTGAGCGGTTGGGACTGTCGCCCGGAGAGGAGAGCCGACTGGCAGGTGACGAGACGACTTTACCCTGTCAGGAAACACTTCTCTCTGACAAGCCGGAGCATCTCATCCCGCGCGATCACGCGGTGCATTATGCTGAACACTTGGGGATCCGTATGGATATTCCACAGCACCGGGCAAATCAGGGAGAGTTGTATAATCTTCTGGTTGAACGTGGGACGCTAACACCAGAAGACCGCTTTAGAATCAACGAGCATATTATCAGTACCATCCGCATGCTTGATGCTCTGCCATTTTCTCAGGAATTAGAACGTGTTCCGCGCTATGCATCGACCCATCATGAGACCTTAAAAGGGACCGGATACCCCCGGCGACTCATGGCCGAGGATCTGTCCATCCCTGAACGAATCATGGTCCTAGCAGATATTTTCGAAGCACTGACGGCATCGGATCGGCCCTATAAAAAGGCTAAATCCGTCAGTGTTGCCGTTGAGATCCTTTATTCTATGGTGGAAGATGAACATGTGGATCGCGATGTGTTTGAACTTTTCTTGACCAGTGGAGTTTATCGCGACTACGCACAACGTTTTTTATCTTCTGAGCAAATTGATGGTGTTGATATCAGCCGCTATGTCCGTGCTTCGTTTTGA